TACTCTCTAGGTGTGTGTATGTGTGCGTATAtatttacacacacacacacacacacacacacacacacacacacacacacacacacatatatatatatatatatatatatatatatatatatatatatatatatatatatatatatatatatatatatacatatagacCCTCTACTCTCTTGATAGAAGAAGATAATACTTAACTGTATATAAAGTCCCGATAAAGGAGAATACTATAACTTATGAGGCTACAATAATGTACATAAGTTCAGGAATATGAACTtatctttatgcctcgttatcaaactcatgtagttatgggatcatgccaaaataaagaaaaatttagccttaacataccttatcacaatctttccaatcaccaagttgaCTCGCCTCTTCGCACCATAATCTACAACaacgataataatactatcaGTAAGTTACGAAAGGTACCACTATCGCACAACGAACGATAAGATTATTTTGTATTAAAAAGGGCAACATCTCCtctataatccttacttcctccaaattcaagataacatcaacaacacaagaacacaacaataacaacatatatacaaTATTTTCCAACTTTATATACACCACAAATTACTACAAAACAAcccaacacaccccaatctcTTGAAAAACAAAACGACCATTGTAGTAGTGTCAAACAGCAAAATGTTACGACGAATGACTAGCCCACCACCCTGCATTTATTTGATGTTTCTACACACCCtacctcctccaaaactccacaaaatagtagtacaACACGCATCCCAACAGCAGCACAAAACACTCGACAAAATaatccgctacaagtgaataactcgaaatCACGTCTTTCGATCACCTTCTCATGAGTTCCTACAAATATAGAGCGACTTACCATGCATTTACAGcagaaaaaatggatgaaagagagcagtaaacttaccttatttgttggataactcagctcctatcttccttcttcaaaAGTCAAGGTTTTACCTCCAATTATaacttgaaagggagagaaaatcaaCTAGTGTTTATGGGAAATTTTTGGGAGGACTTTTGCAGGGGTATAGGTCTGGTTATTGTGTTATGTAATGGGTGCTATATTTCAGGAGATAAGCCCTTTAATTGGGCTCTTTGGCCGACCTGAAATAACCCCTTTTTGGACTCTCATTTAAGCAaataggtgacacacctacttgtcatctagcaacatgcgcagtctcgcaaaaatacaTATATCTCTCTTCTCCAAAGCTGTATTAACAAACTGTTTAATGAAttagaaaatagactcatagagCTTCAATTTAATGGGTGGAACACCCCATAACTCTAAGTATATTGAGAGAAAACCGCAGTTACGCTTGACCCAAATTATCAGTAAAACTTATAAACATAACTTGTGATAACTTTCTtcgacttttgttccacaactcgcttgacttcaaaaaataacacacgactatcatacgacaaatataactcataacataacctcattatcatgttaaacaccctagtctcaccccaaaagtatatgttataacattcctaacttgtcgactttcgacaaaacattattttcttcaattccttagcttctaagccttccaaccctctttgtacttgttgttcatgatcttcaATATATGTAACATCCGAGGTAACATGATAACTTTCTTTATTTACTtccaaagatgatctcatttttggtcttacatcaattgacttatgaCGTACTTTTACGTATGAAAACCTGGGGTGTAACAGCTACACTGCTCTCCAAAATTGCGATATGTACTCCATGCCCTGATCTAAAAAATAATGGacaccggcacaccatgaaggcgaacaatttTGCGGATATAGATCTCAATCAATCattccgaagaataggtagtcccaactggaatgaagtgcaCATACTTACTCAACCagtccataatcacccaaatagcataaaatttcttcaaagtctgggggagtccaacaacgagtccatggtgatatgctcctatttccactcaggaatctcaagccTCTGAAGCAAATTGTtcgatctctgatgctcgtacttcacttGCTAGCAATCCACGCACCAAGATACAAACTCCACCATATCAttattcattctcctccaccaatagtgctacctcaagtcctgatacatctctgcggcacccgaatgaatggaataatgtgaactgtgggcctccttaagaatcaactcacatagaccatccacattgggcacacaaatctgaccctgcatccgcAACACCCCATTATCTCCAATAAAAACCTTcttggcatcaccgtgttgaaccgTGTCATAAAGGTCAAGCAAATGGCGGtcgtcatactgacgctctctgatgcgatcatataaagaagagcaagaaaccatgcaagctagaacaaTACTAGGATCCGAAACATCTAACCTTAGGAACTGATTGGCCTAGGACTGAACATCTGATGGATTTGGTCTCTCACCAAcaggaatatatgcaaggctacccatacccatagcctttctactcaaggcatcagccaccatattggccttcctatatcatagtcttttaatagttccaaccatctcccctgcctcaaatttagatccttttgcttgaacaagtgctacaGAATCTGATGATCCGTAAATGCCTCACAAGACACATCgaagagataatgcctccaaatcctCAATGCATGGACggtggctgccaactctaaatcatgaacaggtTAGTTCTTCCCATAGGGCTTTAATTAgcatgaagcataagcaatcactctacccccTGCATCAAGACATACCCAATACCAAtgcgagaagcatcacaatatgaTGTACTTTCAAGGTTTTGCACCTCTCAAgtacaaagaagagagaaaaacaaaagcacCCCGCTAAAGTTTTTCACAAAACTAGCGAAAGCGTTCTTCAAACTCACGTTAGAAGAATGTAAGATGGAAATAAACCTCACCCACACGTTCCCCAATCCCGCAAGATTGCAAGAAGCGTTGAATAAAGGAAGAACAATGAAATAAAAAGTAAATCACGTTTTTGAAGCAATAGCTTAGAAAAACTAATCACCAATGTTTATTTTCAGCATATTAAGCCCTTTAAATAGGCCTTACAATGAGTAAAATTGGTAAGGTTAAGGAAAACTAATCCTAATTAGACTAGAATAAGAATAAGGCTAAGAAAATCTATCCTaactaaaataggaaaaagaattcTAGTAAGAATGGGATACCAACTAACAATTCTAGTTTGACTAGAACTACAAATATAATCCTACTAAAACAAGAATTAAATTACTAGGAAATAAGAAATAACAAATCCTAATCtttaaggaaaagaaatcctaatCTTGGATGGATTCTTCGCTTCTtgaatttcatgaatttttaGCATTCTTGATcttgcatcacaatacactgtataagaaCCTGATGTTGAAGTCAAAACATGACTGTAGATGTGGTAAAggcggtcttgagcttctgaaagctctcctcacactcgtcagaTCACCTGAATGGGGCACCCTTTTTGTTCAATCTAGACAAAGGCACACCAATGGACGAGAAACCCTCCACGAAGCAGTAATAATATCCAATCATGCCAAGAAAACTCTAAATCTCAGTAACTGAAGACGGTTTACCAACTCTAAACTACCTCAATCTTTTTttgatccaccttgatcccctcactggATACCACATGCTCCAAGAACGCCAccgaattgagccaaaactcaaacttggagaacttagcataaagcttctcctccctcaacatCTGTAGTACAATCCTCAGAAgctgcatgctcctcctggctacgtgagtacactaggatatcatcagtaaatactatgacaaacgaaaCAAGATATTGCTGGAATACACTATTTATCTGATGCATGAATGCGGATGggacattggtcagcccaaaggaTATCACAAGGACCTCGTAGTGACCATAGCGGGTCCTAAATGTCGTCTTCAGAATATTAGAGTATCAAATCTTCAACAGGTGATACCTAGACCTCAAATAATGGGGAAGTATTACAAGCGAAGGAGGCCATTGAAGAAGAGGTGCTTTGTTTCTATAAGCAGCTATTAGGATCAATGGAATAATTTTGAATATCGGTTTATTAGTAAAAATCTTTCTCCAGGAGAATAATTACCTACAATTAACCTAACTGTCATGAGGGATGGCCCAGTTTTGAATAGAGAATAGCAACTTCAGTTGATTGCCCTTATAACAAGTGAGGAAATATATTAAGGCTTGAAAGATACCAGTGATCTCAAAGCACCTGGGTGTGATGACTTTGATGCCATGTTCATTAAGAAAGCTTGGTCTGTTATTGGAAATGAAGTTACTGTTGCAGTGCAGGAATTTTTCTCCAAAGCAAATTTGTACCGAGCTATCTATTGCACTATTGTCACTCTTATTTCGAAAGTTGCTAATCCTTCAAAGATCACAGAGTACATACTTATATCTTGATGTACATTGTTATACAAGATAATCTCAAAGGTGCTTACTAAGAGGCTGCAGAAAGATATAGACTAGCTAGTGGATAAAAATCAATCTGCTCTTATCCCTGGTAGATTGATTAGTGACAACATTATACTTAGCCATGAATTGGTCAAAGAATATGGTAGAAAGGGATTATTGCCAAGATGCATGTTAAAAGTAGACATGACAAATTTTCAGCTAAATTTATTAGATGGAGTATGAGATGTATCAAGATTTTATCGTACTCCATAATACTCAGTCATCCAACAGTCCATTTTTCAGTCAAGAAAGGATGGAGACAAGGAGATCCCCTCTCACCTTTCTTAATTGTTTTGGCAATGGAATACCTCACAAGGCATCTAAAGCAACTaaggaagaacctcaatttcaactATCACCCAAAATGCTCTAAGATGAATATTGTGCAATTAAGCTTTGTTGATGATCTCTTTTTGTTATGCAGAGGAGATACTATCTCGGGTTGTTGTATACTTACTTTCACGAATTTTCTCAAGCTTTTGGTTTGGTAGCAAAGGCAGACAAAAGTTGCATATATTTTGGAGGAGTAAATAGTGAAATTCAATAACAAATATTGCACCTGCTATGCTTCTCGCAAGCTCACTCCCTATCAAACACTTAAAGGTACCCCTTAGCACCAAAAGAGTATCAATAGCACAATGCAAACCTCGGATTGATAAGATGTTAGGGAGAATTCAATCATGGACTACAAGGTTCCTATCATATGATGGTAAATTCAATTGATCAGAAGTGTTCTACAAGAGGGGTTGAGCTGTCAAAAAAACACTGATTGCATAAGACAAACTATGTTATCCTAGATCAGCAGGAGGCTTAAAATTCTTGATGTGATCACATAGAACAAGGGAGCCATATGTAAACTCTTGTGGAATTTGTGTAAGAAGAAAGATAAGATGTGGGTGCAGTGAGTTCATATTTACTATGGGAAGTAAGGTACAGTGTGGGAGCACAGCCAAAGCAAGCCTCATGGATAGTACAAAAGATTATGAAGCCAGGAAAATACTACGAGGAACTTGGCTGGACAAAGGATGAGGTACAAAGAATTAAGAAGTTCTCCATCAAGGAAGGTTATCTGAAGTTAAGAGGAGAAGGTTAATTGGAGGAGGTTAGTATGTATAATGCTGCTTCTCCAAAATAGATTTTCAGTCTGTATTTGGCCACATTGGGGCAGGTTGCTTACCAAGGAGAGGCTAGCAAAGTGGGGATGTCTAGATAATGTGGTTGTTCCTTATGTAATGTTATAGTAAAGAACACTAATCATTTATTTTTCAACTGTACCTCCTTGGCACAAGTTTGGAGAGCAATATTGCAGTGGTAAGACATACGACGACGACCTATGAGCTGGCAACAGAAGATAGAATGAGCAACCACACATTATAAGGGCAAGAATGCAGCAGCTGAGTCTACAGAATGAGTCTAGCAGGATCCACCTATTATATATGGCAGGAGAGAAACCTCAGGGTCTTTCAAAATTACTATCTGTGTGCTTAACTGATATATCTAGTCTACGATCTTTTTTTGATAGATAAGGAAGGGCAGTAAAGCTTACACACCTGGGGCTGTATGTCCAATGTGTGTTCTTTTTTTCTTATGTTTTGTAAATATTATGCGGTAAATAAAATCTTTACTTGCCATTAAACAAAAAACAAGCATGTTGCAAGTAGTTGATGTAGACAGGTTATAAGCAACTCAATAAAATGACGTGCAACAATTTCTTAATAAACAGGCAAGTTGCAAACAGTTCATACAGACAGCTTGCTTCTAAAAGCCTTGCAACAGCGTTCTTTCTTTCATAAATAGCTCCCTTGTAATCTTTGACTATATTTCTTGTCTTGCATTTATAAATTTATAGCACCTATTTTATTTTAAGTTATCCTCTTGCTTCTTTCATTGACAAAATGTCACTAGCTAGCGTGAAAATTTTGGTGCCAACGAAACTAGCTTTACGAATAAAGCTTTCTTCAAATTGACTGGTTGTTGTTTACCGATTGGTGCACAACTGAGATTCTTTTATCTCTGTGCTCAAACCAATCAAAGAGTTAGCTTTTTTATATAAAACAAGATCAACTAAATATTTTCTTCATTTAATGGGCACCAAACCCATGCATATCCAATTTGTTCACGGCGCCGTAGTAAAGAGAAAGAGGCCCCATTCACTCTACTACTAGCAGATAACATTTTGTTTTCAGTCTTAACTAGTCATTACTTTTGGTGGCATCCCAGCAGGCGGCCCCTTAAGTTTAAAAAAGAAGCACATCTATGTATGAGTCTGttctcttaccttatttaatTGTATGTTCTATTGTGGGAAAACTTGAAGAAGTGGTACAGGTTATGTGTCTTTGCAAGAAAAATACGATTCGAATATTTTATGTACCCCTTTAGATGTGTAGCACCATGTGCGAATTGTATGAAGATTTTGTTTCAGCTTTCAACTGCGCATTTTTCGATCCAACAAAATGAGACGGTACGAAATTCTTACCACCACTAAagacttcaatttttttttgtcaTCGACATGTCGATAGTACCACCAAAATTAAAGGTGTGGTGAGATAGCTGAATTTTCATCACCCTTAATAGGAGAGTACCGTaaccttttaatttttatagcTTTATAAATATACTTAACGTGAATCTCAATTAGTTATATTTCGAATACTATATGCCCAGAAAAAGACATGTCGTTGTTGGCCGCTTCATAAGCCAGCTTTGCACTATATATGTatgctaaagataatagtgactCATCCTTCTCGTCCACTCGGACCCCAATACTCCCACATAACCCATATTCTAGAGCACATATTTCACGTTTTCATTCACGTCCATTTCATGAATACATAACACCACCCAACCTTCCAACTTTTTTATGCCTCCCCTTACTCCAATCCTTTATCTCTTTAAATTTAGATATCATTTGCAAATTGCAAACTCCCCAACACCTCTTGTCtttcttgcctttctttttctttttcaatctgATAAATGTGTCCCAAACACGGACGTTTTATTGCCTTTCTATGTAGGATTTTCTTAGTATTAATAAAGTAAAGTACTGTCTAATCACCATCATCATCGTACTTTGCTTTGTATTATAGCTCGAGATAATCAGACACCTTATTGAAgaaaaaaactaaagaaaacagaaaaaagaaactAGTTATGAATAATCCCAAAGATTGGCCAGAACCCATAGTCCGGGTGCAATCTTTATCAGATAGTGGCATCTCAAAAATTCCAGATAGATATGTGAAGCCACCAACGGAGAGACCAATATCGTTAGGCAGGTCCAGCCTGCAGACTGATGTTAACATCCCGATCATTGATCTTCAGGAATTGTTTAACGATATTGAAAGCAGAAGGTTTAGTGGTCTTACATCATCAGTAGTTGAGCAAATATCAGAGGCATGTAGAAACTGGGGTTTCTTCCAGGTGGTGAACCACGGGGTTCCTCCAGAGCTCATGGACCAAGCCACAGAAGTATGGCGAGAATTCTTTCACCAGCCCATGGAAGTGAAGCAGTCTTGTGCCAATTCACCGAAGACGTACGAAGGTTATGGCAGCCGCCTCGGTGTAAAGAAAGGAGCCATTCTGGATTGGAGTGACTATTATTTTCTTCACTATCTTCCTTGTTCATTGAAAGACCAAAAAAAGTGGCCTGCTCTTCCTGTTTATTTAAGGTACGTACTACTCTGCCACGCTTTTTTTCTTGGAAAGCTACTCTACTGTCATATTCTTATCATgtccttctttattttttcttttcttcaactaTTCATGATTTTTTGGAATATTATATTTATGGGGTCCGAGCAATTAGGTTTTCAAATAGTTGTAGTTTACTGGAAATATTTTgaagagtttttttttcttcttgtacGTGGGTATTTTGTGTTAAATTCTTGTAAGAACATACAATTTGCTTGACTTTATTctcaaaaagtaaaagaaaaattttgtttttaaaacaGATTGCTTTTTATTtcttatataaatat
This sequence is a window from Nicotiana sylvestris chromosome 3, ASM39365v2, whole genome shotgun sequence. Protein-coding genes within it:
- the LOC104236279 gene encoding jasmonate-induced oxygenase 2-like isoform X3, coding for MNNPKDWPEPIVRVQSLSDSGISKIPDRYVKPPTERPISLGRSSLQTDVNIPIIDLQELFNDIESRRFSGLTSSVVEQISEACRNWGFFQVVNHGVPPELMDQATEVWREFFHQPMEVKQSCANSPKTYEGYGSRLGVKKGAILDWSDYYFLHYLPCSLKDQKKWPALPVYLREVIEEYSKQVVNFGGRLMKVLSANLGLREDYLQDAFGGEDIGACLRVNFYPKCPQPDLTLGLSPHSDPGGLTILLPDQHVAGLQVRRNGDWTTVKPASHAFIVNIGDQIQTYNGT